The sequence below is a genomic window from Salicibibacter cibarius.
GGGTGCTACAAATCCTCTCGCGATGGCAATTGCCTTGACAGATTGATTTAAAGCGCCTGCTCCAATAGCTTGAATTTCCGCAGCTCCTCTTTCGCGGATCACGCCCGCTAGGGCACCGGCGACAGAATTAGGGGTGGATTTCGCTGATACTTTTAATACTTCCATGATTAGCCCTCCTATAGTTGTGGAATGTCACCTTTTATCCCTTACTATATTCTTTGGATCGTTCTCTATGCCTTCGTTGCATCTATTCGTCGAATGGGTGATCATCATTGATCAGGATTCTTTCAATTTTTCGGGCT
It includes:
- a CDS encoding stage V sporulation protein S, with the protein product MEVLKVSAKSTPNSVAGALAGVIRERGAAEIQAIGAGALNQSVKAIAIARGFVAPSGIDLVCIPAFTDIEIDGEERTAIKLIIEPR